One stretch of Tenacibaculum sp. MAR_2010_89 DNA includes these proteins:
- a CDS encoding OmpA family protein — translation MKRTILLLLLLVTAMAFGQRKYAADRYFKEYAYKKSAELYETIYNKDDKTYLVISRLADSYYFNVDFDKAEKWYAELMNKFELMALPKHVFRYAQTLKSNGKIEESDSWLLKLKRNDSRVKALEKNKNYFIEYSNRPKTYINIHNLSVNTKYSDFGGFVHDNTLYFASTKPIDVKDTRLYKWNNQPYLNVYSSKEKNVGEDRILYVGTSEKLNSINSKYHESNVVITRDGSTMYFTRNNYDGDKLKGDKERTTHLKIYKVSKVNEVWGDLKELSFNNDNYSVGHPALSPDERTLYFVSDMPNGYGSTDIYKVAIDDNGNYGKPENLGATINTEGREMFPFVGNDNRLYFSSDGHIGLGALDIFESEIKENSFSEPINLGKPINGPRDDFSFVINKELFQGYFTSNRKGGKGDDDIYSFIIYNCKEDIKGIVSDTRTGNPIDNVTVRLINEKGEPISEQVTKSDGAYSFEKIDCEKNFVVVASKDDYKATQKETVTLDVNKKVLKTDLQLESLIVENQIIINPIYFDFDLFNIREDAEYELENIVSVMKNNPEMVIKIESHTDSRGTKEYNRILSDNRAKSTRDYIISRGIDSKRIESAIGYGEDQLLNNCKEGRKSKCTEEEHQKNRRSYFYILETIKNVKSSNK, via the coding sequence ATGAAAAGAACAATACTTTTATTATTATTGTTAGTAACTGCTATGGCTTTTGGGCAACGAAAATATGCAGCTGATAGGTATTTTAAAGAATACGCTTATAAAAAATCAGCAGAACTGTATGAAACTATTTATAACAAAGATGACAAAACATATTTGGTTATAAGTAGGTTGGCAGACTCATATTATTTTAATGTTGATTTTGATAAAGCAGAAAAATGGTATGCTGAATTAATGAACAAATTCGAATTAATGGCTTTACCAAAGCATGTGTTTAGATATGCTCAAACATTAAAAAGTAATGGTAAAATTGAAGAGTCAGATAGTTGGTTATTGAAATTGAAAAGAAATGATAGTAGAGTAAAAGCATTAGAGAAAAATAAAAATTACTTTATAGAATATTCAAACAGGCCAAAAACGTATATAAATATTCACAATCTTTCAGTGAATACAAAGTATTCTGATTTTGGTGGTTTTGTACATGATAATACATTGTATTTCGCTTCTACTAAACCTATAGATGTTAAAGATACTCGATTATATAAATGGAATAATCAACCATATTTAAACGTTTATTCGTCTAAAGAAAAAAACGTCGGAGAAGATAGAATATTATATGTAGGCACTTCAGAAAAATTAAATTCAATAAATTCTAAATATCATGAATCTAATGTAGTTATAACAAGAGATGGTTCAACAATGTATTTTACTAGAAATAATTATGATGGTGATAAATTAAAAGGAGATAAAGAAAGAACTACACATTTAAAGATATATAAAGTAAGTAAAGTAAATGAGGTGTGGGGTGATTTGAAAGAATTATCTTTTAATAATGATAATTATTCTGTAGGGCATCCTGCATTAAGTCCTGATGAGAGAACATTATACTTTGTATCTGATATGCCGAATGGCTATGGAAGCACAGATATTTATAAAGTAGCCATAGATGATAATGGTAATTATGGAAAACCAGAAAATTTAGGTGCAACAATTAATACTGAAGGAAGAGAAATGTTTCCATTTGTAGGAAATGATAATCGGTTGTATTTTTCTTCAGATGGGCATATAGGATTAGGAGCTTTAGATATTTTTGAGAGCGAGATAAAAGAAAACTCTTTTTCAGAGCCTATAAATTTGGGAAAACCTATTAATGGACCTAGAGATGATTTTTCTTTTGTAATAAATAAAGAGCTTTTTCAGGGATATTTTACATCAAATAGAAAAGGAGGAAAAGGAGATGATGATATTTATAGTTTTATAATTTACAACTGTAAAGAAGATATAAAAGGAATTGTATCAGACACAAGAACTGGAAACCCTATTGATAATGTAACTGTACGATTAATAAATGAAAAAGGAGAACCAATATCTGAGCAAGTAACAAAATCTGATGGAGCTTATTCTTTTGAAAAAATTGATTGTGAAAAGAACTTTGTAGTGGTCGCTTCAAAAGATGATTATAAAGCAACACAAAAAGAAACAGTAACTTTAGATGTAAATAAGAAAGTATTAAAAACAGATTTACAATTAGAGTCTTTAATTGTAGAAAATCAAATAATTATAAACCCAATTTATTTTGACTTTGACCTATTCAATATTCGAGAGGATGCTGAATATGAATTAGAAAACATTGTGTCTGTTATGAAAAACAATCCAGAAATGGTTATAAAAATTGAATCACATACAGATAGTAGAGGAACTAAAGAGTATAATAGAATTCTTTCAGATAATAGAGCTAAATCTACAAGAGATTATATAATTTCAAGAGGAATTGATTCAAAAAGAATAGAAAGTGCAATTGGTTATGGGGAAGACCAATTATTAAATAATTGTAAAGAAGGAAGAAAAAGTAAATGTACAGAAGAAGAACATCAAAAGAATAGAAGATCGTATTTTTATATTTTAGAAACTATTAAAAATGTAAAATCAAGTAATAAATAA
- a CDS encoding Ig-like domain-containing protein, whose translation MVTVTPTVTIAAFSPATSTRCQGAGSVTTTTTGTNSTGITYSLDAASLTGGNSINSATGEVTYVAGWSGTTTITASAAGCNGPATTTHVVTVTPTVTIAAFSPGTSTRCQGAGSVTTTTTGTNSTGITYSLDAASLTGGNSINSATGEVTYVAGWSGTTTITASAAGCNGPATTTHVVTVTPTVTIAAFSPGTSTRCQGAGTVTTTTTGTNSTGITYSLDAASLTGGNSINSATGEVTYAAGWSGTTTITASAAGCNGPATTTHVVTIGGLVSLSINDITSDNILNAAEAGTTIAVTGTVGGDFNVGDTVTLVVNGNTYTGVVDALGNYSIDVPGSDLAADGDTTVDGSFLATLTCSATDTQVYSVDTVLPVPTISVDDITADNVLNAAEAGTTIAVTGTVGGDFNVGDTVMLVVNGNTYTGVVDALGNYSIDVPGSDLAADGDTTVDASVSTTDGSGNTATANDTQVYSVDTVLPVPTISVDDITTDNILNAAEAGTTIAVTGTVGGDFNVGDTVTLVVNGNTYTGVVDALGNYSIDVPGSDLAADGDTTVDASVSTTDGSGNTATANDTQVYSVDTVLPVPTISVDDITADNILNAAEAGTTIAVTGTVGGDFNVGDTVTLVVNGNTYTGVVDALGNYSIDVPGSDLAADGDTTVDASVSTTDGTGNTATATDTQVYSVDTVLPVPTISVDDITTDNILNAAEAGTTIAVTGTVGGDFNVGDTVTLVLNGNTYTGVVDALGNYSIDVPGSDLAADGDTTVDASVSTTDGSGNTATASDTQVYSVDTVLPVPTISVDDITADNILNAAEAGTTIAVTGTVGGDFNVGDTVTLVVNGNTYTGVVDALGNYSIDVPGSDLAADGDTTVDASVSTTDGSGNTATAIDTQVYSVDTVLPVPTISVDDITADNVLNAAEAGTTIAVTGTVGGDFNVGDTVTLVVNGNTYTGVVDASGNYSIDVPGSDLAADGDTTVDASVSTTDGSGNTATANDTQVYSVDTVLPVPTISVDDITADNVLNAAEAGTTIAVTGTVGGDFNVGDTVTLVVNGNTYTGVVDALGNYSIDVPGSDLAADSDLTVDASVITEDSSGNTATANDTQVYSLKDTDGDGIPDSVDVDDDNDGIPDTAEGTGDTDGDGIPDSLDLDSDNDGILDVDEGGNGDLDTNGDGVIDSNDTGYVDADNDGQADDSVDTDEEPDTDGDGVPDYQDLDSDNDGINDVIENGNGDLDTNNDGIIDSNDTGGSDSDGDGISDSVDSDSSNFGEGNGGEGDTVDTDGDGVPDYQDLDSDNDGINDVIENGNGDLDTNNDGIIDSNDTGGSDSDGDGISDSVDSDSSNFGEGNGGEGDTVDTDGDGVPDYQDLDSDDDGINDITEGGNDDDDGNGVVDGPDSDGDGISDEVDEDDSGFGDSGNTDVNDTDPTDPDSGGTGVVTDSGTDSDGDGISDSVDGDDSGFGDATDTDGDGIPDHLDVDDDNDGIPDTAEGTGDTDGDGIPDSLDLDSDNDGILDVDEGGNGDLDTNGDGVIDSNDTGYVDADNDGQADNSVDTDEEPDTDGDGVPDYQDLDSDNDGINDVIENGNGDLDTNNDGVIDSNDTGGSDSDGDGISDSVDSDSSNFGEGDGGEGDTVDTDGDGVPDYQDLDSDDDGINDITEGGNDDMDGNGVVDGPDSDGDGISDEVDEDDSGFGDSGNNDNLPDGNSDGIPDVIDPNEGGGTGVLPDSGTDSDGDGIADSADLNDSIFGDAIGIDDCVSVYNEFTPNDDGSNDTLIIDCIENYPTNTLEIFNRWGNLVYKKKQYNNKWDGTSTGRVNIQVDNKLPSGTYFYVLDLGNGTKPKKGWIYINRD comes from the coding sequence ACTATCGCAGCTTTTAGTCCAGGGACTAGCACACGCTGTCAAGGAGCAGGAACTGTAACGACCACTACCACAGGAACGAATTCAACAGGAATCACTTATAGTTTAGATGCAGCTTCACTCACTGGAGGGAATAGTATTAATAGCGCAACAGGAGAAGTAACCTATGCAGCAGGTTGGAGTGGAACCACGACCATTACAGCAAGCGCTGCAGGATGTAACGGCCCAGCGACTACGACTCATGTGGTGACTATTGGAGGTTTAGTAAGTTTATCTATTAATGATATCACTTCAGATAATATATTAAATGCAGCAGAAGCAGGAACAACGATTGCAGTGACAGGAACAGTAGGAGGAGACTTTAATGTAGGAGATACCGTAACGTTAGTTGTAAATGGAAATACGTATACAGGAGTAGTTGATGCTTTAGGAAACTATAGTATTGATGTTCCAGGTTCAGATTTAGCAGCTGATGGAGATACTACAGTAGATGGTAGTTTTCTAGCAACTTTAACTTGTTCTGCTACAGATACCCAAGTTTATAGTGTTGATACGGTTTTACCAGTACCAACGATTAGCGTAGATGATATTACAGCAGATAATGTATTAAATGCAGCAGAAGCAGGAACAACGATTGCAGTAACAGGAACCGTAGGCGGAGACTTTAATGTAGGAGATACCGTAATGTTAGTTGTAAATGGAAATACCTATACAGGAGTAGTTGATGCTTTAGGAAACTATAGTATAGATGTACCAGGATCAGATTTAGCAGCGGATGGAGATACCACAGTAGATGCTAGTGTAAGTACTACCGATGGATCAGGAAATACAGCAACTGCAAATGATACCCAAGTTTATAGTGTTGATACAGTTTTACCAGTACCAACGATTAGCGTAGATGATATTACAACAGATAATATATTAAATGCAGCAGAAGCAGGAACAACGATTGCAGTAACAGGAACAGTAGGAGGAGACTTTAATGTAGGAGATACGGTAACGTTAGTTGTAAATGGAAATACGTATACAGGAGTAGTTGATGCTTTAGGAAACTATAGTATAGATGTACCAGGCTCAGATTTAGCAGCTGATGGAGATACTACAGTAGATGCGAGTGTAAGTACTACCGATGGATCAGGTAATACAGCAACTGCAAATGATACCCAAGTTTATAGTGTTGATACAGTTTTACCAGTACCAACGATTAGCGTAGATGACATTACAGCAGATAACATTTTAAATGCAGCTGAAGCAGGAACAACGATTGCAGTAACAGGAACCGTAGGCGGAGACTTTAATGTAGGAGATACCGTAACGTTAGTTGTAAATGGAAATACCTATACAGGAGTAGTTGATGCTTTAGGAAACTATAGTATTGATGTACCAGGATCAGATTTAGCAGCGGATGGGGATACCACAGTAGATGCTAGTGTAAGTACTACCGATGGAACAGGAAATACAGCGACTGCTACAGATACTCAAGTTTATAGTGTTGATACAGTTTTACCAGTACCAACGATAAGTGTAGATGATATTACAACAGATAATATATTAAATGCAGCAGAAGCAGGAACAACGATTGCAGTAACAGGAACAGTAGGAGGAGACTTTAATGTAGGAGATACGGTAACGTTAGTTTTAAATGGAAATACGTATACAGGAGTAGTTGATGCTTTAGGAAACTATAGTATAGATGTACCAGGCTCAGATTTAGCAGCTGATGGAGATACCACAGTAGATGCTAGTGTAAGTACTACCGATGGATCAGGAAATACAGCAACTGCAAGTGATACTCAAGTTTATAGTGTTGATACAGTTTTACCAGTACCAACGATAAGTGTAGATGATATTACAGCAGATAATATATTGAATGCAGCAGAAGCAGGAACAACGATTGCAGTAACAGGAACAGTAGGCGGAGACTTTAATGTAGGAGATACCGTAACGTTAGTTGTAAATGGAAATACCTATACAGGAGTAGTTGATGCTTTAGGAAACTATAGTATAGATGTACCAGGCTCAGATTTAGCAGCGGATGGAGATACCACAGTAGATGCTAGTGTAAGTACTACCGATGGATCAGGAAATACAGCAACTGCAATTGATACTCAAGTTTATAGTGTTGATACAGTTTTACCAGTACCAACGATTAGCGTAGATGATATCACGGCAGATAATGTATTAAATGCAGCAGAAGCAGGAACAACGATTGCAGTAACAGGAACCGTAGGCGGAGACTTTAATGTAGGAGATACCGTAACGTTAGTTGTAAATGGAAATACCTATACAGGAGTAGTTGATGCTTCAGGAAACTATAGTATTGATGTACCAGGATCAGATTTAGCAGCGGATGGAGATACCACAGTAGATGCTAGTGTAAGTACTACCGATGGATCAGGAAATACAGCAACTGCAAATGATACCCAAGTTTATAGTGTTGATACAGTTTTACCAGTACCAACGATTAGCGTAGATGATATCACGGCAGATAATGTATTAAATGCAGCAGAAGCAGGAACAACGATTGCAGTAACAGGAACCGTAGGAGGAGACTTTAATGTGGGAGATACCGTAACGTTAGTTGTAAATGGAAATACCTATACAGGAGTAGTTGATGCTTTAGGAAACTATAGTATAGATGTACCAGGATCAGATTTAGCAGCTGATAGTGACTTAACGGTAGATGCAAGTGTCATAACAGAAGATTCATCAGGAAATACAGCAACTGCAAATGATACTCAAGTTTATAGTTTGAAGGATACCGATGGCGATGGAATACCAGATAGTGTAGATGTAGATGATGATAATGATGGAATCCCAGATACAGCAGAAGGAACTGGAGATACAGATGGAGATGGAATACCAGATAGTTTAGATTTAGATAGTGATAATGATGGAATATTAGATGTAGATGAAGGCGGAAATGGCGATTTAGATACCAATGGCGATGGAGTTATCGATTCAAATGATACAGGCTATGTAGATGCAGACAATGATGGGCAAGCAGATGATTCAGTAGACACAGATGAAGAACCAGATACAGATGGTGATGGCGTACCGGATTATCAAGATTTAGATAGTGACAATGATGGAATCAATGATGTTATAGAGAATGGAAATGGCGATTTAGATACGAACAATGATGGAATTATCGATTCAAATGATACTGGAGGATCAGATAGTGATGGCGATGGTATTTCAGATAGTGTAGATTCAGATTCAAGTAATTTCGGAGAAGGAAATGGAGGAGAAGGAGATACAGTTGATACAGATGGCGATGGCGTACCAGATTATCAAGATTTAGATAGTGACAATGATGGAATCAATGATGTTATAGAGAATGGAAATGGCGATTTAGATACGAACAATGATGGAATTATCGATTCAAATGATACTGGAGGATCAGATAGTGATGGCGATGGTATTTCAGATAGTGTAGATTCAGATTCAAGTAATTTCGGAGAAGGAAATGGAGGAGAAGGAGATACAGTTGATACAGATGGCGATGGCGTACCAGATTATCAAGATTTAGATAGTGATGATGATGGTATCAATGATATTACTGAAGGCGGAAATGATGATGATGATGGAAACGGAGTAGTAGATGGTCCAGATAGTGACGGAGATGGAATTTCAGATGAAGTAGATGAAGATGATTCAGGATTTGGAGATTCAGGAAATACAGATGTAAATGATACAGATCCAACTGATCCAGATAGTGGAGGAACAGGAGTTGTAACAGATAGTGGAACAGATTCAGATGGCGATGGTATATCAGATAGTGTTGATGGCGATGATTCAGGATTTGGAGATGCAACTGATACCGATGGTGATGGAATTCCAGATCATCTAGATGTAGATGATGATAATGATGGAATACCAGATACAGCAGAAGGAACTGGAGATACAGATGGCGATGGAATACCAGATAGTTTAGATTTAGATAGTGATAATGATGGGATTTTAGATGTAGATGAAGGCGGAAATGGTGATTTAGATACCAATGGCGATGGAGTTATCGATTCAAATGATACAGGATATGTAGATGCAGATAATGATGGTCAGGCAGATAATTCAGTGGATACTGATGAAGAACCAGATACAGATGGCGATGGAGTACCAGATTATCAAGATTTAGATAGTGATAATGATGGAATCAATGATGTTATTGAGAATGGAAATGGTGATTTAGACACGAACAATGATGGAGTTATCGATTCAAATGATACTGGAGGCTCAGATAGTGATGGCGATGGTATATCAGATAGTGTAGATTCAGATTCAAGTAATTTCGGAGAAGGAGATGGAGGAGAAGGAGACACAGTTGATACAGATGGCGATGGCGTACCAGATTACCAGGACTTAGATAGTGATGATGATGGAATTAATGATATTACTGAAGGAGGAAATGATGATATGGATGGTAATGGAGTAGTAGATGGTCCAGATAGTGACGGAGATGGAATTTCAGATGAAGTAGATGAAGATGATTCAGGATTTGGAGATTCAGGAAATAATGATAACTTACCTGATGGGAACTCTGATGGTATCCCAGATGTTATTGATCCAAATGAAGGTGGAGGAACAGGAGTTTTACCAGATAGTGGAACAGATTCAGACGGTGATGGAATTGCTGATAGTGCAGATTTAAACGATTCTATTTTTGGAGACGCTATTGGAATTGATGACTGTGTTAGTGTTTACAATGAGTTTACACCCAATGATGATGGTAGTAATGATACTTTAATAATTGATTGTATAGAAAATTATCCTACAAATACATTAGAAATATTTAATAGATGGGGTAATTTAGTGTATAAAAAGAAGCAGTATAATAATAAGTGGGATGGTACCTCTACAGGAAGAGTAAATATTCAAGTAGACAATAAATTACCTTCTGGAACATATTTTTATGTTCTTGATTTAGGAAATGGTACAAAACCTAAAAAGGGGTGGATCTATATTAATAGAGATTAA
- a CDS encoding type IX secretion system membrane protein PorP/SprF → MNNILKVISILILMLSSCIVSGQQDPQYTQYMFNTMSVNPAYVGSKGHTMINVLARTQWVGIDGAPDTQTLSYDTPLGYSGVGLGINLVNDAIGPSNETYIDANVSYTVRTSEDGNLAFGLKLGGRFFNVDWSKGVFRDGNDRSLNQNISKFLPTIGAGVYYYKSNWYLGFAVPNILRTDHYDDVSSGGVVATERMHYFLIGGYVFDLSETIKFKPAVLSKIVSGAPLSLDVSANFLFNDKFRVGVAWRWDDSISAMLGFQINESLQIGYAYDLTTSNYSNYNSGTHEVMLRYEIFKEQKMKSPRFF, encoded by the coding sequence ATGAATAATATATTAAAAGTAATCAGCATACTAATATTAATGCTAAGTTCATGTATAGTAAGCGGACAGCAAGATCCTCAGTATACACAATATATGTTTAATACAATGAGTGTTAATCCAGCATATGTAGGTTCAAAAGGACATACAATGATCAACGTTTTGGCAAGAACTCAATGGGTTGGAATTGATGGAGCGCCAGATACTCAAACATTAAGTTATGATACTCCGTTAGGATATTCAGGAGTTGGATTAGGAATAAATTTGGTAAATGATGCAATTGGTCCATCTAATGAAACGTATATAGATGCAAATGTTTCTTATACCGTTCGAACAAGTGAAGATGGAAATTTAGCATTTGGATTAAAGTTGGGAGGGCGTTTTTTTAATGTAGACTGGAGTAAAGGAGTTTTTCGAGATGGAAATGATAGATCATTAAATCAAAATATAAGTAAGTTTTTACCAACAATAGGAGCAGGAGTTTATTATTACAAGTCAAATTGGTATTTAGGTTTTGCAGTTCCAAACATTTTGAGAACAGATCATTATGATGATGTGTCAAGTGGAGGAGTTGTGGCAACAGAAAGAATGCATTATTTTTTAATAGGAGGTTATGTATTTGATTTAAGCGAAACAATAAAGTTTAAGCCAGCAGTATTAAGTAAAATAGTAAGTGGAGCACCATTATCATTAGATGTATCAGCAAACTTTTTATTTAATGATAAATTTAGAGTTGGAGTAGCATGGAGATGGGATGATTCAATTAGTGCAATGTTAGGGTTTCAAATTAATGAATCATTACAAATAGGTTATGCTTACGATTTAACGACATCTAATTATAGTAATTACAATTCAGGAACTCATGAAGTAATGCTTCGATATGAGATATTTAAAGAACAAAAGATGAAATCGCCAAGATTTTTCTAG